The Pricia mediterranea genome includes a window with the following:
- a CDS encoding zinc-binding dehydrogenase → MRWTRLWFYLSPVLSLPLLLQMLWTSMFDDKKAQFSATGLKAVSELKSLLNELKKLLESGQLKSIPDRCYSLEEVAEAHRYIDTIHKKGNFIAIT, encoded by the coding sequence ATGCGGTGGACCCGCTTGTGGTTTTACCTGTCCCCTGTTCTTAGCCTGCCGTTGTTACTACAAATGCTGTGGACTTCAATGTTCGACGACAAAAAAGCTCAATTCTCCGCCACAGGCTTGAAAGCGGTTTCAGAGCTCAAATCGCTCCTGAATGAACTCAAAAAACTTTTAGAATCCGGACAACTGAAATCGATCCCTGACAGGTGCTATTCATTGGAAGAAGTGGCCGAGGCGCATCGATATATAGATACCATCCACAAAAAAGGAAATTTTATAGCGATAACTTGA